In Nostoc sp. GT001, a genomic segment contains:
- the cobA gene encoding uroporphyrinogen-III C-methyltransferase, translated as MNRTEKQENKYLGKVYLVGAGPGDPGLITLKAKGLLECADVVIYDALVSPAILAMINPQAEQINAGKRAGRHSLLQSETTQLLIDKAQDHAIVVRLKGGDPFIFGRGGEEMEELVNAGISTEVVPGITSGIAAAAYSGIPLTHRLYSSSVTFVTGHEAAGKYRPQVNWSAIAHGSETIVIYMGIHNLPYIVEELSTAGLNLETPIALVRWGTRPEQEELIGTLETIVTQVEETGFSAPAIAVIGQVVKMHSILSGCRPV; from the coding sequence ATGAACCGCACAGAAAAGCAGGAGAACAAGTATTTGGGAAAGGTTTATTTAGTAGGTGCGGGGCCAGGAGATCCAGGATTAATTACCCTGAAGGCGAAAGGTTTATTGGAATGTGCAGATGTAGTCATCTATGATGCCTTGGTGAGTCCGGCAATTCTGGCAATGATTAATCCCCAAGCCGAGCAAATTAATGCTGGTAAACGGGCGGGGAGACATTCGTTGTTGCAGTCAGAAACAACTCAATTGCTGATTGATAAAGCGCAGGATCATGCAATTGTGGTGCGGTTAAAGGGTGGCGATCCCTTTATTTTTGGTCGCGGTGGCGAAGAGATGGAAGAATTAGTCAACGCTGGAATCTCAACGGAAGTTGTGCCAGGTATCACATCGGGAATTGCAGCAGCAGCATATTCAGGTATTCCTTTAACGCATCGGCTGTATAGTTCATCGGTGACATTTGTCACTGGACATGAGGCGGCAGGTAAGTATAGACCGCAAGTGAATTGGAGTGCGATCGCTCACGGTTCCGAAACCATTGTAATTTATATGGGAATTCACAATCTGCCTTATATTGTGGAAGAATTAAGTACTGCTGGGTTGAATTTAGAAACGCCCATTGCTTTGGTGCGCTGGGGTACGCGCCCAGAACAAGAAGAATTAATTGGGACATTGGAAACAATAGTCACACAAGTAGAGGAAACTGGATTTAGTGCGCCTGCGATCGCAGTTATTGGACAAGTAGTGAAAATGCACAGTATTTTATCTGGCTGTCGTCCAGTATAA
- a CDS encoding sirohydrochlorin chelatase: protein MSSAYLLLSHGSRDRRPEIAMQQLASLVCQKLPSEHLVGIAALEMSPQPLHEQIKQFAKSAFGDCTQSQNENRLKIIPLFLLPGVHVMTDIPAEVALAQQATGQDIIIELQPYLGSHPNLEKLLAKQIAAIKAEAWILLAHGSRRPGSQETVEAMAASLGAVTAYWAGPPSLESRVKELVTAGYREIAILPYFLFAGGITDAIATSIEELKLQFSAVNFQLAKPLGASAELAELIWDLTQR from the coding sequence ATGTCATCTGCCTATCTATTATTATCTCATGGAAGTCGCGATCGCCGCCCAGAAATTGCTATGCAGCAACTAGCTAGTCTGGTATGTCAGAAATTGCCAAGCGAACATTTAGTTGGCATCGCTGCTTTAGAAATGAGTCCTCAACCTTTACACGAGCAGATTAAACAATTTGCTAAAAGCGCTTTTGGCGATTGCACACAGTCTCAAAATGAGAATCGCCTCAAAATTATACCGCTATTTCTATTGCCGGGAGTGCATGTGATGACAGATATTCCTGCCGAAGTAGCACTCGCACAACAGGCTACTGGTCAAGATATCATCATTGAGTTGCAACCATATTTAGGTTCTCATCCTAATTTAGAGAAATTGCTGGCAAAGCAAATAGCTGCTATCAAAGCAGAAGCATGGATTCTCTTAGCTCATGGTAGCCGTCGCCCAGGTTCGCAAGAAACTGTGGAAGCAATGGCGGCGAGTTTGGGAGCCGTGACTGCTTATTGGGCTGGGCCTCCTAGTTTAGAATCACGGGTGAAAGAGTTAGTAACTGCTGGTTATCGGGAAATTGCAATTTTGCCATACTTTTTATTCGCTGGTGGAATAACCGATGCGATCGCCACCTCAATAGAGGAGCTAAAATTACAATTTTCTGCGGTGAATTTCCAACTGGCCAAGCCACTGGGAGCAAGTGCAGAATTAGCCGAGCTAATTTGGGATTTAACACAGAGATGA